The following nucleotide sequence is from Parcubacteria group bacterium.
CGTAGGTTCAACCGTGTCTTTTCGAATCGGACCCGATGACGCCAAATTTTTGGTCAAACAATTTGAGCCGGTATTTAACGAGTCAGATTTAATAAATATTGATAACCGCCATGCTTATGCCAAACTTCTTATCGGCGGCGCCACGACCACTCCCTTCAACTTTACAACCGAAACTGTCAAAGAAGGAAGTTTAGACGAAGCCGAGAAACTTAGGGAATTAAACCGGCAAAAATATGCCCGGCCTAGAACGGAAGTTGAAGAAATTATAAATAAGCGATTTAAACAATAGAAATGTTTTTTTCAAAAAAAGACTTTTGGTTAGCGGTTTTAGCCGGTGAAATTGTTGCCTGGCTCTCTTTACCAACTTTAAAAAATCTAAAAATTTTAGGCCTTCTTGCGGAGCGAGGAATTGGTTTAACCGGTTTTGTTTTTTTCTGGGCGATATTTATTCCGCTCTGTGCCATTGCCGGACTTGGCGCGTTTTATTTTTTAGCAAAATACAAAGAGCGGGTTGGTTTTTTTCAACTTGGGAAATACGGCGTGATTGGGGTTTTAAACACTTTTCTTAACGCCGGAGTTTATAACCTTTTAATATTTATTACCGATACTTCAACCGGCATTACGGTTGATTTGTTTTTTGTGGCCGCCTTTATTGTCACCGTTATAAATAGTTTTATTTGGAACAAATACTGGTCATTTGAAGAACGGGGAACGGAAACAATTGCAAGTGAGGCATTAAGATTTTTTAGTGTTTCTGCCACCGTGGCGGTTATAAATATTGCCATTCTTCATGTGATTATAAACATTATTGGCACGCCAGCCGGACTAGACTCCAAAATTTGGGCTAATATAGCGCTCGCTTTCACAATTGTTACGGCCTTCTTCGGCAACTTTTTCGGCTATAAATTCATCGTTTTTAAAAAATAACCCTAATAACCCTTGAACCAATCTTCTGATTTTTATAACCTCGGAATTGCGCCTAATATTTTAGAGGTGCTTAATAAACTTAACTTCAAGATTCCCACGCCTATCCAGGAAAAATCAATCCCCCTTGCAATAGAGGGAAAAGACATGATAGGTATTGCCCAAACAGGTACCGGGAAAACACTTGCTTTTGGCGTGCCAATGATTCAAGCGGCCCTGCGCGGCAAAGAGGGACTCGTTGTACTGCCAACGCGAGAGCTGGCCTTCCAAGTAAATGAGGTCTTTCAAAAAATTGGGTTGCATCTTGGTGTACGAACGGCAGTTTTAATCGGCGGCGAGTCAATCAACCGCCAGATTCAATCACTTCGCAAAAACCCGCAAATCGTAATCGGCACTCCGGGACGGATTATTGACCATCTGGAACAAAAAACAATTTCGCTTGGATCGGTCGCTGTTTTGGTGTTAGACGAGGCAGACCGGATGCTTGATATGGGTTTTGCGCCGCAATTGAAACAGATACTTCAAACATTGCCGCAAAATCGGCAAACCATGCTTTTTTCGGCGACAATGCCCCAGGATATTTTTACTATAGCGCGAGCATACATGAAACTTCCTGTTCGCGTTGAAGTGGCTCCGTCAGGCACTCCACCGGCAAAAATCACCCAAGAGCTTTTCTTTTTAGAGAAACAGGATAAACCGCGGCTTCTTAAAAAAATTCTTGATGAATATCGCGGATCAATACTGGTATTCGCACGCACAAAACACGGCGCCAGGAAAATTACGCAAGGTATTCGAACGCTTGGCCATACCGTGGCCGAAATTCATTCCAATAGATCGCTAAACCAACGCAGAGAGGCACTTAATGGATTTAGGAATGGGAAATATAGGATTCTTATCGCTACCGACATTGCCGCCCGCGGCATAGATGTGAAGGGGATTGAACTTGTTTTAAACTATGACCTTCCTCAACATCCCGAAAATTATGTCCATCGCATCGGACGGACCGGACGAGTAGGCGGCATCGGACATGCCATATCTTTCGCCACTCCAGATCAGAAAAATGACGTGAGGGGAATTGAGCGTCTCATTCGCGCAACACTGCCTGTCTCCAAACGCTACTCGTAAGCAAACCTTAAATTGCCATCTTTGTTCAATCGAAAAAATAAGGTAATCGTAACCTTATTTTTATTTTTAAAAACTAAGCGAGAATTTCCAGCCAAGTTGGCTTTTTTACTGACAAACTTAACAATGCCTTCTTCTTTTGCCAGAACGAGACGTTTTGCTTCTACATCCAGTTTTTGATTTAGCTCTTTTAGAGAAACGGGTAGAAACTTAGGTTTGTTCATATTGAAGCAATTTTACCACGCATTCATTAATAAAACAATTCCAAGGGCCTAATTTTTATTTCTTATTCTTAATGTCATTTAGGATCTTTTCTATATTTTTTATGCTTTTTTGGTCATTGATAGAGATCGCTATTGCATGAGGATCTATTTTTTTAAGCGCCAGTAATTTTTTATCAAGTTCTTCTGGTGTTACCAGGTCGCTCTTGGTAAGAAAAATGCGTTCTGGTTTTTTAAGAAGGGCCTTGTTCCAGGCGCCTAATTCTTTGCGGATTACCCTGTAGTCTTTTAAAGGAGCGGGGGATTCTGCTCTAATAAAATGGAAAAGAATATGTGTTCGCTCAATATGGCGCAGAAACTTGATACCCAAGCCCCGGCCACTTGATGATCCCTCTATTAGCCCCGGAATATCCGCTAAGATAAGTTCGTAATATGCGCCTAAACTGGGTTCAAGCGTAGTAAATGGATAATTTGCTACTTTGCTTCTGGCATTAGTAAGCTTATTGAGCAGGCTTGATTTGCCGACATTTGGAAGCCCTATAAAACCGATATCGGCAATGAACTTAAGCTCGAATCTGAACGCAAAACTCTCTCCCGGCGTACCCGGTTGAAATTGTGTCGGTGAAGTGTTGGTTGAAGAACGAAAATAAAAATTACCGTTTCCTCCAATTCCGCCTTTCGCGAGGATAATCCGCTCGCCGATCTTTTTAAAGTTAATTTCTTTGCCGCTTGTAAGATTGTGGGCCACGGTTCCTACCGGAAGTTTTAGGATGAGATCGCTTCCGTCGCGACCAACGCGAAATTGGTCACGGCCGGGACTGCCGTTTTCCGCGGAAAATTCTTTTTTAAAACGAAATTGCTGGAGCGCGGTAAGATCGGAGACGCCCATGCCCAAGACACTGCCGCCTTTACCGCCTCTGCCGCCAACCGGTCCCAAATTCATCTTATTTTTATTAAACGCCACGGCGCCCTTCCCGCCATGTCCGGCGTTTATTTTTATTTCAACGTCATCAATAAGCATTGATTTTAAATTCTACAAAAAAACGGCGCGCCGGAAACCGCTCGATGCGGTTTCCCGGCGCGCCTTGTTGCCGCGTTGCGCAGCGTTAGGAACTTTCCGGCATCATTATGGACAAGTCACCATGACCAGCCATTGATACCATCACTTATGATAAGTTAACATACACTATTATTTTTGTCAATATTTTCTTACTATGATATAGTATGTATTAAAAAAAACAGCTCATTGAAATAGTTATTGGGAGGCGACAATGCGCGCAACCGTTTTCATTTTTGCTGTATTTATTTTTCTTGTAATCCCGCCTGTTTTCAGGCCTGAAATAGAAAATGCCGCCGATATGCCGTATCGGCTTGACCAAAAATTTATTGAAGATATTTGGAAAAAAGTTATTCGGTTAACAAACGAAGAGGCAATAATTTTAAAAGTTGAGCCGGACATTAAAGCGCCAAAAATAATATACATTAGCGAGCAACCGAGAGTTTCGAGACGGGGCCTACTTATTGCCGCAAAAATTACATATTATGTTGACAAAAAAATCTTGGATGAAGAAAAGATTCAAAAAGTGCTTCTGGACTATCCGAGGGTGATACGGATATATCCAGCGGCGTTTCTGCCGCTGGAAATGGCTGGCGAGCTGGTATATGGATTTATCGCTCAGGAATTCTTTCACGAAACATTGCTTCAACAATACGTTCTTCCGGATTATCACCATTGCGCGATGATTTATCGCGGCACGCTTCTTAAAGCGCTAATGTTTATAGACGGGCGCCTTGGTACGGGAAAGCGAATTACCGATACGGTTATCAAACATACCAAAGCTCAATGCGAAGAAGATTCCGGCGGCCGTATCCGTTTTAAATAAGCCCCAAATAATTTATATTTAGGGGATTTTTTTATATATAAATTATATTACTTAATTTATTTATCTTCTAACGGGCCCCGGTTCTGAATAGGGGATTCTTTTTTCTGAATTCTCTAACGCGGTCTTAACATGATGCATCATGTTTTCAGGTAATTTTTTTATCGGGAACCATCGAAGGTCGTCGCATTTATCCGGCTCGTTTATTCTAACTTCTCCAAACCATTTTTTACACTTAAAAAATAAATCCAACCTTTCTCCGGTTTCATCGTGTTTTGTGCGATACATAGTATGAACCAGTATTAGATCTTTTGGGTTAATATCAATCCCTAATTCTTCTTTCATTTCCCTTACTAATCCACCGATAGGCAATTCTCCGGCTTCCACATGGCCAGCCGGAACAGAATACCAGCCATCATAGTAACCAGAACCTCGCCGTCGTCCAAGCAAAATTTCTTTTCCTTTTCGAAGGAACAAATAAACCGCCGGCACTGCTTTATTTCTTTCTTTTGATATTTTTAAATCCATTGATTTTTAATTAAAAAATCCTTTACTTGAACAAAAACTTTTTCATGACCGGATGCATTAGGATGCAGGCCATCATCAAAATCCTCGTTTTCTAACAACTTGATATCTAAGAAAAGTATATTATTTTTATTGCAAACTTCTTTCATAATTTCGCTATATTTCTTTATATTTTCGTTAGTGTAGTAAATATCAATCCAGGGGACAGGCATTGTTTTAGATTCGTCACAATTCTTTAAATCCACAAAAACAACATTATTGGTTATTTTCTTAGCCCGCTTGATAATTTCTTCCAGGTTTTCTCTGAATTTTTCCGGAGTAACCAAGTAATTACCCGGTTTGTTTTCATAAGATGCATCGTTTCCGCCTGTTTGGAATATTAAAGCATCTGCTTCTCTGATTTTTGCCTCATTTTCAAATCGTTCTAAAATTGTTTTGGTTGTTCCGCCGGAAATACTGCAATTATAAACTTCTACATACTCGTCGCCGTCTCTTTTAGCGACATGAAACCATAGACGGTTTACCCAGCCGCCTTTTTCCAAATCCCACGCACCCCAAGCAGTGCTATCTCCGAATATACAAATTGATTTTGGTTTAGGCATTGTTTTACGAGCTCAATTTTTATATTTAAATTTTTGATAAATCGCCATTGATTACACTTGGATTCATGCCGAGTAACTCATCAGTAAATATACAATCGGGAATTGGGTTAAAAAGAAAAATTTTTTTTCCACTATCAAAAGCCCGGAATACCTCAAGAAAAGTCGCGCCGCCAATATAATTTGATTGATTATTTTTATCAAAATTAAGCACTAAAATCGCATCATTTGCCAAAACTTTAGTATCTTGGTTTTTCAACATGTCGGCTTTCCATTTTTGATGCGCGTCGGGTCCGATTTCTTTCATTTCGTTTTCTTTCATAGGGTTGTCGTAACTGTTCGGTAATGTAACAAAGTGTCCTAGAGCTTCCAGTTTTTGTTTAATCAACCCAACCTTGTCGTAATTGTGTTTGCTGGCACAAATAAAAATTTTCATAGTTTATTGTTCATAATCATTTTTTGAATTAGGGGATGAAAATGACCTTTGTATTTTTCTTGAACGCCAGGAATTTTCCAATCGTTTTCTGTTAGAATTTTTCGGCAATCTTTCGCACCGCAAAAACACGGCTCTTTATCGTCAGTGTATTCGCTATCTTCAAAATTCCAGGTACCTTGGTCTAAAGTTATTTCTTCTCCCGCTTCTATATCTCTTTTCGCGACAATTGTAACTTCGTCAATAAGCCAGGTATTGGCGTCGCAAGAATGATTAAGATTTTCGTCTAGGCTTTCTTGCGTATCGCTTTTTGGCAAAGCCAAATAGCTATTTTCATCCACTATCCAAACGGAACGGCTTCTGTAATTTCCAGAAAGTGCTTCTTCTTTTGAAATCAGCTCGCCTCCAAACTCCATAACCTTTTCTCCTTCCGAAATTTTTTCACCGGTAAAAACACCCTCGCCGTGAATAGGAGATTTGCCAGCTTTAAGTTTCGGATTGACCCAAGTGCGTGATAGATATTGTTTTTTCACATTTGTCGATTAATCATATCCGAATAATGTTCTATCATAAAATCGTGATAAAACTTATTATCGGAAATGTATTTGTAAACATTAGCCGTTTTTTCTGGCGATTCGTTGTTGAATTCGGCGCATAACTTATCAATTTCCTGCTCATTTTCAGGAGATAATCTATACTCTTTAATATTGCCGTCTTGGAACTTAAATAAGAATATTATTTCCTTTTCGCCGATAATTTCGTTCCAAAAGCCATTTGTGAGTTTATTTTTTACAAGTTCAATATATTGAGGTAGTTTGTCCTCAGGAATTTTAAGCGAGCGATCGCCGTCAGTATCTATGTCTTCAATTTTAATATCCAAATCTTCCAATTCCTTATCTTCAATTTTTTCCGCTCCCATTAGATAACTTAAATAATAAGACATGGTTTATTTTTTAATTTTATTACTAGGCATCTCAGTCATTTGACTTAGCATATGTTTGCTCGGGGACAGGGAATCGAACCCCAATTAACGGCTTCAAAGGCCGCTGTCCGACCATTAGACGATCCCCGAATATTTATAAATTTTCAAACTTGTCTCTTATTTCTTACTTGCCCTCCGTAGCCTTGGCGAAGGAGAGTTCCTTACTACTTATTATCTCCACCGCCGCGAGTTCTATCGGCAAAGAGGGGATTGGTGAGCGCTTTATATCCTGCTGGGCGATAAAAAGAATCTTAATCGCTTGGGCGGTTTTATCAAGCGGCCACGCTTCGGATTGTTTTTTTACC
It contains:
- a CDS encoding GtrA family protein; this translates as MFFSKKDFWLAVLAGEIVAWLSLPTLKNLKILGLLAERGIGLTGFVFFWAIFIPLCAIAGLGAFYFLAKYKERVGFFQLGKYGVIGVLNTFLNAGVYNLLIFITDTSTGITVDLFFVAAFIVTVINSFIWNKYWSFEERGTETIASEALRFFSVSATVAVINIAILHVIINIIGTPAGLDSKIWANIALAFTIVTAFFGNFFGYKFIVFKK
- a CDS encoding DEAD/DEAH box helicase — encoded protein: MNQSSDFYNLGIAPNILEVLNKLNFKIPTPIQEKSIPLAIEGKDMIGIAQTGTGKTLAFGVPMIQAALRGKEGLVVLPTRELAFQVNEVFQKIGLHLGVRTAVLIGGESINRQIQSLRKNPQIVIGTPGRIIDHLEQKTISLGSVAVLVLDEADRMLDMGFAPQLKQILQTLPQNRQTMLFSATMPQDIFTIARAYMKLPVRVEVAPSGTPPAKITQELFFLEKQDKPRLLKKILDEYRGSILVFARTKHGARKITQGIRTLGHTVAEIHSNRSLNQRREALNGFRNGKYRILIATDIAARGIDVKGIELVLNYDLPQHPENYVHRIGRTGRVGGIGHAISFATPDQKNDVRGIERLIRATLPVSKRYS
- the obgE gene encoding GTPase ObgE, with translation MLIDDVEIKINAGHGGKGAVAFNKNKMNLGPVGGRGGKGGSVLGMGVSDLTALQQFRFKKEFSAENGSPGRDQFRVGRDGSDLILKLPVGTVAHNLTSGKEINFKKIGERIILAKGGIGGNGNFYFRSSTNTSPTQFQPGTPGESFAFRFELKFIADIGFIGLPNVGKSSLLNKLTNARSKVANYPFTTLEPSLGAYYELILADIPGLIEGSSSGRGLGIKFLRHIERTHILFHFIRAESPAPLKDYRVIRKELGAWNKALLKKPERIFLTKSDLVTPEELDKKLLALKKIDPHAIAISINDQKSIKNIEKILNDIKNKK
- a CDS encoding NUDIX domain-containing protein, translating into MDLKISKERNKAVPAVYLFLRKGKEILLGRRRGSGYYDGWYSVPAGHVEAGELPIGGLVREMKEELGIDINPKDLILVHTMYRTKHDETGERLDLFFKCKKWFGEVRINEPDKCDDLRWFPIKKLPENMMHHVKTALENSEKRIPYSEPGPVRR
- a CDS encoding SET domain-containing protein-lysine N-methyltransferase, yielding MKKQYLSRTWVNPKLKAGKSPIHGEGVFTGEKISEGEKVMEFGGELISKEEALSGNYRSRSVWIVDENSYLALPKSDTQESLDENLNHSCDANTWLIDEVTIVAKRDIEAGEEITLDQGTWNFEDSEYTDDKEPCFCGAKDCRKILTENDWKIPGVQEKYKGHFHPLIQKMIMNNKL